In Chryseobacterium lactis, a single genomic region encodes these proteins:
- a CDS encoding GNAT family N-acetyltransferase, which yields MYGYCGPISNLCFKEISKEHFTLLRNFFLDFCKTNKIVSVFSRLHPIVDYGSFFSEFGEISILNKTVVINLRQSHEKQYECYRKSTKYEIRRLAKQGYTITEAHKPEEVDDFIKIYYKTMSKVNAFERYYYDKNYFYKFLNNIDYRIMLLLAKKDNKLVAGAIFTIVGDIMQYHLAATMDEYIKDSPMKLIINEARKKANSYNLKYLHLGGGFGGKDNDNLFLFKSGFSKDFRQFSIWKLIVNDTQYNKLVLIRNLHQTKNNFFPLYRL from the coding sequence GTGTACGGATATTGCGGACCCATATCTAATTTATGCTTTAAAGAAATTTCAAAAGAACACTTTACATTATTAAGAAATTTCTTTTTAGATTTCTGTAAAACAAATAAAATAGTTTCTGTTTTTAGTCGTCTGCATCCAATTGTAGATTATGGTTCTTTTTTTAGTGAATTTGGAGAAATCTCAATTCTAAATAAAACTGTCGTTATTAACTTGCGGCAATCTCATGAAAAGCAATATGAATGCTATCGAAAATCTACAAAATATGAAATTAGGCGTCTTGCAAAACAAGGATACACGATTACTGAAGCCCACAAACCTGAGGAGGTTGATGATTTTATTAAAATCTATTATAAAACTATGTCAAAAGTAAATGCCTTCGAACGTTATTATTATGACAAAAATTATTTTTATAAATTTCTAAATAATATTGATTATCGCATAATGTTACTTCTAGCAAAAAAAGACAATAAGCTGGTAGCAGGAGCAATTTTCACAATAGTTGGTGACATTATGCAATATCATCTGGCAGCTACAATGGATGAATATATTAAAGATTCACCAATGAAACTAATTATTAATGAGGCTAGAAAAAAAGCGAATTCTTACAATCTTAAATATCTTCACTTAGGCGGAGGTTTCGGAGGAAAGGACAACGATAATTTATTTTTATTTAAATCCGGATTCTCTAAAGATTTTCGCCAGTTTTCAATTTGGAAACTCATTGTAAATGATACACAATATAATAAACTTGTACTCATCAGAAATCTACATCAAACAAAAAACAATTTTTTTCCTCTATATAGATTGTAA